The Desulfitobacterium chlororespirans DSM 11544 DNA segment TATTGGCAGGCCATCAAGGCTGGGAACATGGTGACTTGTGTAAGCTTTTTGCATGCTCCCGGAAAGGAAGTCTTTTAAGAATTCAGGCCAGGTTTCTTCAGCCTCCCCTACAAAAATAGTATCGCCATGGCAAGCTGCTTCTTCCGGATTTAAAGTCACATGGGGTCCACCTAAAGCTACCCAAGACCCCAGCTCGCGAAACCTTTTAGAGATAGCATAAACGTGAGGAGCATTTGGCGTATTTACAGTAATCGCAACCAAGTCAACCTTTTCAAAGAGGATTGGTTCTGTATATTCATCCAATAACCTTATGCTATATTCTTTTGGAACGAACCCTGCAAGATAGGGCATGGTTAATTGGGTAAAGTTATTCAATTGATGTGCTCTGAATTTATTAATTTCTGAGTTTTCAGGAGTAATCATTAGCAATGTCGGCATAATATCTCCACTCTTCCTGTCTGCAAAGGCAATCCTTCACTGGGCTTTCACCTAGCGTTCTGCGTGTTCCCGGAATCTGGTTACTACCTGCATATTGGCTAGATATTGGGAACAACTCCGTTATACGAAGCCGATACCCATAGCCAGAAAGCCGCCATGGATGGCGGCTCCCTTAAAGATTGTCCTTCTATACGTCAAATGTTAATCCATCTTCATTAGATTGCACCTCGAAAACCAAATATCTGCTTTATCGGCACTTCAATCTTTTCTTTACTTGTATGATATACAAGGATTTCATCCGTTGCTCGAACCAGCTCACGTGTCGCTTCCTTTTCGTCTTCGAAAGCCTGAATTACTGCCATATCATCAATAAATCTTACGCTATTCTCAATATGTGAAGCCAGTATTTGAATCTTAACAAAACGTTCAGGATATAGCCTTCTGACCTCATCCCATTTCATTAGATTCACCGCCCTCTTCTTTCTAGATAATTCCATTATACCATTTTCTTGTCCAAGAACATCATATAATTTATAAGGCGCGTGGACGCGTCCCAACCATATGCATCATCCTCTAGTTGCGAGACTTTTCTGTTGCCCGATGCCTTCCCCAGCCTGTTGCACCTCATATTCGAGGAGAAGCATCCCACTGGGATAGGCACGGTGCCGAACGAGCTCCAGACACCGACGTATCCCGTGTGGAGGGAGCAACTGCACCCCACCTCCCAGAAGAATCGGTATAATCGCCGGTTCGAATGTATCAACCAGATTCCAGGCGAGAAGTTGGGAGAAGAGATTCCCTCCGCCGTAGAGCCAGATATCCCGGCCAGGTTGCCCACGAAGCTCTCGGATTCGTGCTTCAAGTCCCTCGCTCACGATCTCAACATCAGGATGGTCCACTGGCCGAAGCGACCGTGAGGCCACGATCACTTGCTTTCCGCGAAAGCTCTCGCCCGTTGCGCGTACGATCTCGTACGTGCGTCGCCCCATCAGCAACGTGTCAAATTGCGCATACAGCGCCTCAAAATCGAACGAGGGCTCTGGGGTAATCCAATCAAAACCATCGTTCGGTGCCGCGATATAGCCATCCATGCTACACGCGACCTGGTATCGCACCCGTCTCATCCAATGATCACCCCCACCTTACATTCATATTTTCTAAGTTGCGGCAATGGACGTGTTAGCTGAAGTATTCCCTCGCCCCTTTATAGTCTTAAGACTATATCTCTTCAATTTGAATAACAATAGTACTAACAATTGTTCTAAATCACGAAGGGTGGTACACTATGGATAAAGATAAGGCTAAGGCTGAGGGGGATGTTGATATGGCTATTCCAAAAGAACCTAAAGACAGCGCACAACCAAACTCTTCTAATGAGCATAAGCGACAAGTTGCTAAAGCACTTAAGGAAGTTACTTCAGATCATTCCAAGCTCCTTAAGAAATTAGCCGAGTAAATATGCATGATATAGAACTCCTCTATATAGAGGATATCCTTGCAATTCACGAAGAAGCCATCAAATCCAACAATATCCCCATTTCGATCATGAAAAATATCCCACAGTCTATGAAAAGGCGGCAATGCTTTGGTATTTCCTAACCAAAAATCATTGCTTTGTGGATGGTAATAAACGAGTTGGCTTTTATGCTGCCTCAATCCTACTTAAAATCAA contains these protein-coding regions:
- a CDS encoding dihydrofolate reductase family protein, which produces MRRVRYQVACSMDGYIAAPNDGFDWITPEPSFDFEALYAQFDTLLMGRRTYEIVRATGESFRGKQVIVASRSLRPVDHPDVEIVSEGLEARIRELRGQPGRDIWLYGGGNLFSQLLAWNLVDTFEPAIIPILLGGGVQLLPPHGIRRCLELVRHRAYPSGMLLLEYEVQQAGEGIGQQKSLATRG